From a single Ciconia boyciana chromosome 6, ASM3463844v1, whole genome shotgun sequence genomic region:
- the CDCA4 gene encoding cell division cycle-associated protein 4 isoform X2 — protein sequence MGEEEGLHQTQLLDTMFVRGLKRKCFDGEEDIEGTLAGIKAIPSYNLQRQSLLDMSLVKLQLCHMLVEPNLCRSVLIANTVRQIQEEMTQDGTWQMINTQSTGQASLDRLVSTDILCRSSREQAEGKHVPGYSTFSKDFEGDQAQDSSETMSTASSVQAPRNLQSNVWEMENPQENKGNFQKSLDQIFETLENKSPNSVEDLFSEVDNSYYDLDTMLTGMMSNTKMGHCDGLETFSSPTTTTSNSNCKSDLNELDHIVEILVES from the coding sequence gacaCAATGTTTGTGCGaggattaaagagaaaatgttttgatggCGAAGAAGATATTGAAGGAACTCTAGCTGGTATTAAGGCTATTCCTTCATATAATCTTCAGCGGCAGTCACTTTTAGATATGTCCTTGGTTAAACTTCAGCTGTGTCACATGCTGGTTGAACCTAATCTTTGTCGTTCGGTACTTATAGCCAACACGGTACGGCAGATCCAAGAGGAAATGACTCAGGATGGGACTTGGCAGATGATAAATACACAGAGTACAGGGCAGGCATCCCTGGATCGTCTTGTTTCAACAGATATCCTCTGTCGTTCATCTAGGGAACAAGCTGAGGGAAAGCATGTTCCAGGCTATAGTACTTTCAGTAAAGACTTTGAGGGTGACCAGGCACAAGATAGCTCAGAAACTATGTCAACAGCCTCTTCAGTGCAAGCTCCGAGAAACCTGCAGAGCAACGTGTGGGAAATGGAGAAtccacaagaaaataaaggaaactttCAAAAATCATTAGATCAAATATTTGAGACACTGGAGAATAAAAGTCCTAATTCTGTTGAAGATCTTTTTTCAGAAGTTGACAATTCTTACTATGATCTTGATACTATGTTAACAGGCATGATGAGCAACACAAAAATGGGACACTGTGATGGGCTTGAAACGTTTTCTTCTCCAACAACTACAACTTCTAACTCTAATTGTAAATCTGATCTTAATGAGCTTGATCATATTGTGGAAATCCTTGTTGAATCCTGA
- the CDCA4 gene encoding cell division cycle-associated protein 4 isoform X1, whose translation MFLIPVVPHWPFCNLDTMFVRGLKRKCFDGEEDIEGTLAGIKAIPSYNLQRQSLLDMSLVKLQLCHMLVEPNLCRSVLIANTVRQIQEEMTQDGTWQMINTQSTGQASLDRLVSTDILCRSSREQAEGKHVPGYSTFSKDFEGDQAQDSSETMSTASSVQAPRNLQSNVWEMENPQENKGNFQKSLDQIFETLENKSPNSVEDLFSEVDNSYYDLDTMLTGMMSNTKMGHCDGLETFSSPTTTTSNSNCKSDLNELDHIVEILVES comes from the exons ATGTTCCTGATCCCTGTTGTACCACACTGGCCATTCTGTAACCTG gacaCAATGTTTGTGCGaggattaaagagaaaatgttttgatggCGAAGAAGATATTGAAGGAACTCTAGCTGGTATTAAGGCTATTCCTTCATATAATCTTCAGCGGCAGTCACTTTTAGATATGTCCTTGGTTAAACTTCAGCTGTGTCACATGCTGGTTGAACCTAATCTTTGTCGTTCGGTACTTATAGCCAACACGGTACGGCAGATCCAAGAGGAAATGACTCAGGATGGGACTTGGCAGATGATAAATACACAGAGTACAGGGCAGGCATCCCTGGATCGTCTTGTTTCAACAGATATCCTCTGTCGTTCATCTAGGGAACAAGCTGAGGGAAAGCATGTTCCAGGCTATAGTACTTTCAGTAAAGACTTTGAGGGTGACCAGGCACAAGATAGCTCAGAAACTATGTCAACAGCCTCTTCAGTGCAAGCTCCGAGAAACCTGCAGAGCAACGTGTGGGAAATGGAGAAtccacaagaaaataaaggaaactttCAAAAATCATTAGATCAAATATTTGAGACACTGGAGAATAAAAGTCCTAATTCTGTTGAAGATCTTTTTTCAGAAGTTGACAATTCTTACTATGATCTTGATACTATGTTAACAGGCATGATGAGCAACACAAAAATGGGACACTGTGATGGGCTTGAAACGTTTTCTTCTCCAACAACTACAACTTCTAACTCTAATTGTAAATCTGATCTTAATGAGCTTGATCATATTGTGGAAATCCTTGTTGAATCCTGA